In Nomascus leucogenys mitochondrion, complete genome, the following are encoded in one genomic region:
- the ND5 gene encoding NADH dehydrogenase subunit 5 yields MYTTMTILTLISLIPPVATALTNTNKKSSYPHYVKTIIASTFMISLLPTTMFMCTDQEAIISNWHWTAAQTLELSLSFKLDYFSMMFIPVALFVTWSIMEFSLWYMHSDPNINQFFKYLLIFLTTMLILVTANNLFQLFIGWEGVGIMSFLLIGWWYAREEANTAAIQAILYNRIGDIGFILALAWFLFHTNSWEPQQMLLLSTSSNFLPLAGLLLAAAGKSAQLGLHPWLPSAMEGPTPVSALLHSSTMVVAGIFLLIRFHPLMENNQPIQTLTLCLGAITTLFTAICALTQNDIKKIVAFSTSSQLGLMMVTIGINQPHLAFLHICTHAFFKAMLFMCSGSIIHNLNNEQDIRKMGGLFKTLPLTSTSLTIGSLALTGMPFLTGFYSKDPIIETANMSYTNAWALSMTLIATSLTSAYSTRMILLTLTNQPRFPTLININENDPSLLNPIKRLTAGSLLAGFLIINSIPPISPSQTTVPLYLKLTALSVTLLGFLTAFDLYLLANKLKMKNPSHTFRFSNMLGFYPSTIHRTIPYTSLLMSQNLASLLLDLAWLEKSMPKAISHHQISASTTISSQKGMIKLYSLSLLIPLSLALLLIV; encoded by the coding sequence ATGTACACCACCATAACTATCCTAACCCTAATCTCCCTAATTCCCCCTGTCGCCACTGCCCTCACCAATACAAACAAAAAAAGCTCATACCCACATTACGTAAAAACAATTATTGCCTCCACCTTTATAATCAGCCTACTCCCCACAACAATATTTATATGCACAGACCAGGAGGCCATCATCTCAAACTGGCACTGAACTGCAGCCCAAACACTAGAACTCTCCCTAAGCTTCAAACTAGACTACTTCTCCATAATATTTATCCCCGTCGCACTGTTCGTCACCTGATCCATCATAGAATTCTCACTATGATACATACACTCAGACCCAAACATCAACCAGTTCTTCAAGTACCTACTCATCTTCCTCACCACAATACTAATTCTAGTTACCGCCAACAACCTATTCCAACTTTTCATCGGCTGAGAGGGCGTAGGAATTATATCCTTCCTTCTCATTGGCTGATGATACGCCCGAGAAGAAGCCAACACCGCAGCCATCCAAGCAATCCTATATAATCGCATCGGCGACATCGGCTTTATCCTAGCTCTGGCATGATTCCTCTTCCACACCAACTCATGAGAACCACAACAGATACTCCTCCTAAGCACTAGCTCTAACTTCCTCCCACTAGCAGGCCTCCTCCTGGCAGCAGCAGGAAAATCAGCCCAACTTGGACTCCACCCCTGACTCCCCTCAGCCATGGAAGGCCCAACCCCCGTCTCAGCCCTACTCCATTCAAGTACCATAGTCGTAGCCGGAATTTTCCTACTCATCCGCTTCCACCCTCTAATGGAAAACAACCAACCGATCCAAACCCTCACACTATGCCTAGGCGCCATCACCACCCTATTTACAGCAATTTGTGCCCTAACACAAAACGATATCAAAAAAATCGTAGCATTTTCCACCTCCAGCCAATTAGGCCTAATAATGGTCACGATTGGCATCAATCAACCGCACCTAGCATTTTTACATATCTGCACCCATGCCTTCTTCAAAGCCATACTATTCATATGTTCCGGATCCATCATCCACAACCTCAACAACGAACAAGATATCCGAAAAATAGGAGGTCTATTCAAAACACTACCCCTCACCTCAACCTCCCTAACCATCGGTAGCCTCGCACTCACAGGAATACCCTTCCTAACAGGTTTCTACTCCAAAGATCCTATTATCGAAACCGCAAACATATCGTACACCAACGCCTGAGCCCTGTCCATAACTCTCATCGCCACCTCCCTAACAAGCGCTTACAGTACCCGAATAATTCTCCTCACCCTAACAAATCAACCCCGCTTCCCAACCCTAATCAACATCAACGAGAACGACCCCTCCCTTCTAAATCCCATTAAACGCCTGACAGCCGGAAGCCTCCTTGCAGGCTTTCTCATCATTAACAGCATTCCCCCCATCTCCCCCTCCCAAACGACAGTCCCACTCTACCTAAAACTAACAGCCCTGAGCGTCACCCTTTTAGGCTTCCTAACAGCCTTCGACCTTTACCTCTTAGCTAACAAACTCAAAATAAAAAATCCCTCACACACATTCCGTTTCTCTAATATACTAGGATTCTACCCCAGCACCATCCACCGCACAATCCCTTATACAAGCCTTCTCATAAGCCAAAACCTGGCATCACTCCTACTAGACCTAGCCTGACTAGAAAAATCAATACCTAAAGCCATCTCACACCACCAAATCTCTGCCTCCACCACCATTTCTTCTCAAAAAGGCATAATCAAACTCTACTCCCTCTCCCTCCTAATCCCACTCTCCCTAGCCCTCCTTCTAATTGTATAA
- the ND6 gene encoding NADH dehydrogenase subunit 6 has protein sequence MTYTLFLLSVILVMGFVGFSSKPSPIYGGLVLVVSGVVGCAVILNCGGGYLGLMVFLIYLGGMMVVFGYTTAMAIEEYPEAWGSGVEVLVGVLVGLAMEVGLVLWAKECDGLVMVLNFNNMGSWVIYEGEGSGLIREDSIGAGALYDYGRWLVVVTGWTLLVGVYIVIEIARGN, from the coding sequence ATGACATATACTTTGTTTTTGTTAAGTGTGATTTTGGTGATGGGGTTTGTGGGGTTTTCGTCTAAGCCCTCCCCTATTTATGGGGGCTTAGTGTTGGTTGTTAGTGGTGTGGTGGGATGTGCTGTTATTTTAAATTGTGGAGGGGGGTATTTGGGTTTAATGGTTTTTTTAATTTATCTGGGGGGTATGATGGTTGTTTTTGGGTATACTACAGCAATGGCTATTGAAGAGTACCCTGAGGCATGGGGGTCAGGGGTTGAGGTTTTGGTGGGTGTTTTAGTGGGGTTGGCGATGGAGGTTGGGTTGGTTTTGTGGGCTAAGGAATGTGATGGGCTGGTAATAGTATTGAATTTTAATAACATAGGGAGTTGGGTGATTTATGAGGGTGAGGGGTCAGGTTTGATTCGGGAAGATTCTATTGGTGCGGGTGCGTTGTACGACTATGGACGGTGGTTGGTGGTGGTTACTGGGTGGACATTGCTTGTTGGCGTATATATTGTGATTGAGATTGCTCGGGGTAATAGG